In a single window of the Pontibacter russatus genome:
- a CDS encoding 3-keto-disaccharide hydrolase — translation MRKIVHDFKLIQAGMMLAALSISSCNSSGSNSPDEGTTAQAEESVPAEEEGFVQLFDGETLDGWKGDTAYWRIEDGHLVGQVTPDKLLKRNTFLIWEGGQPADFELKGEFRITEDGNTGINYRSTELDTIPFALRGYQADIDGKIRYTGQNYEERGRTTLAYRGEQVTVNPQDNPEGPLSDNIKNNAWLGRTVTGSLGEPDSLKTLIKSEDWNDFHLVVKGNRLQHYVNGVLMSDVTDNDTINRKMEGALGVQVHVGPPMKVEYRNMRLKEL, via the coding sequence ATGAGAAAGATTGTACATGATTTTAAACTTATTCAGGCAGGAATGATGCTGGCCGCCTTATCTATCAGCAGCTGTAATTCATCTGGCAGCAACAGCCCCGACGAAGGCACGACAGCTCAGGCAGAAGAAAGCGTTCCTGCAGAAGAAGAAGGCTTTGTGCAATTGTTCGACGGCGAAACACTGGATGGCTGGAAGGGGGACACAGCCTACTGGAGAATAGAGGACGGCCACCTGGTGGGGCAGGTTACCCCCGACAAACTCCTGAAGCGCAACACCTTTCTTATATGGGAGGGCGGCCAGCCAGCTGACTTTGAGCTGAAGGGGGAGTTCCGGATAACAGAGGACGGAAACACCGGCATTAACTACCGGAGCACAGAGCTAGACACGATCCCCTTTGCCCTGAGAGGTTACCAGGCAGACATAGACGGGAAAATCCGGTATACCGGGCAGAACTACGAAGAGCGCGGAAGGACGACCCTGGCCTACCGTGGCGAGCAGGTAACGGTAAATCCGCAGGACAACCCGGAGGGACCACTGAGTGACAATATTAAAAACAACGCCTGGCTTGGCCGGACCGTAACCGGCTCCCTGGGAGAACCCGACTCCCTCAAAACCCTCATTAAGAGCGAGGACTGGAACGATTTTCACCTGGTGGTGAAAGGCAACAGGCTGCAGCACTACGTGAACGGGGTGTTGATGAGCGACGTGACAGACAATGACACCATAAACAGGAAGATGGAAGGCGCGCTTGGCGTGCAGGTGCATGTGGGCCCACCCATGAAAGTGGAGTACCGGAACATGCGGCTAAAGGAGCTATAG
- a CDS encoding RagB/SusD family nutrient uptake outer membrane protein, giving the protein MKKGIILTLLVGAMLTGCKDDFLEIVPETSLSSATFFTKPADFQQAINAAYVPLRSIANDRAWLLAEMHSDNTYYARNPNFGATEQQEDLADFALPEANGVTSNTHVLNQYRLDYQIIARTNQILATIDEVEFTDEALKNNITGQAHFLRAYAYFELVRYFGSVPLHLVPVPNRQEAALPLAPTEDIYAQIIEDASAAIGMLPVKSVQEPGRATSGAARTLLADVYMVQEKWAEAEEQLREVVNSGEYALIPNYEDVFSNSTGNKNNIESVFEVQFMEGSAGLNGNFLYSFLPRPMSAAELVTITGTSNPQPLSGEGNNIPTPDIIAAYEEGDERKDASIGYITASGSSWEDGVYPYIKKYAKTHALNGNHGMNWPIYRYSEVLLLLAEALAEQGEEAEAAEYLNMVRNRAGLDDYSGGDLLEAIYHERRVELAFENKRWFDLVRTGRAVDVITAYGARIKANPQDYYYPAGFEPRGHAFSNISLLYPLPADEGALSPYF; this is encoded by the coding sequence ATGAAAAAAGGAATCATATTGACCTTGCTTGTGGGCGCGATGCTGACAGGCTGCAAGGATGACTTTCTGGAGATTGTGCCGGAGACATCGTTGAGTTCGGCGACCTTCTTCACCAAGCCGGCCGATTTCCAGCAGGCCATCAACGCGGCCTATGTGCCGCTGCGAAGCATCGCGAACGACAGGGCCTGGCTCCTGGCCGAGATGCACTCCGACAACACCTACTACGCCCGGAACCCCAACTTCGGGGCCACGGAGCAGCAGGAGGACCTGGCTGATTTCGCTCTTCCCGAGGCCAACGGCGTGACGTCCAACACACACGTGCTGAACCAGTACCGGCTGGACTATCAGATCATCGCGCGTACGAACCAGATACTGGCGACTATCGACGAGGTGGAGTTCACTGATGAGGCGCTGAAGAACAACATCACCGGGCAGGCGCACTTCCTCAGAGCCTATGCCTACTTCGAGTTGGTGCGCTACTTCGGAAGCGTTCCCCTGCACCTGGTGCCCGTGCCCAACCGGCAGGAGGCAGCCTTGCCACTGGCACCTACAGAAGATATATATGCCCAGATTATAGAAGATGCCAGCGCGGCCATCGGGATGTTGCCGGTCAAATCGGTGCAGGAGCCCGGAAGGGCCACATCGGGCGCGGCAAGAACGTTGCTGGCCGATGTATATATGGTGCAGGAGAAGTGGGCTGAGGCCGAGGAGCAGCTGCGGGAAGTTGTCAACAGCGGGGAGTATGCCCTGATTCCAAATTACGAAGATGTGTTTTCTAATTCTACAGGAAACAAGAACAACATCGAGTCGGTGTTTGAGGTGCAGTTCATGGAAGGGTCGGCCGGGCTTAACGGAAACTTCCTGTACTCGTTCTTGCCACGTCCGATGTCAGCGGCGGAACTCGTGACGATCACCGGCACCTCCAATCCGCAGCCGCTCAGTGGGGAGGGAAACAACATCCCGACGCCTGACATTATTGCCGCCTACGAAGAAGGAGACGAAAGGAAAGACGCCTCTATCGGTTATATCACAGCGAGCGGAAGCTCGTGGGAGGATGGTGTGTATCCTTACATTAAGAAGTATGCCAAAACACATGCTCTTAACGGCAACCACGGGATGAACTGGCCTATATACCGCTACTCTGAAGTGCTGCTGTTATTGGCCGAGGCGCTTGCCGAGCAGGGCGAAGAGGCGGAGGCCGCAGAGTACCTGAACATGGTGCGCAACCGCGCCGGTCTAGACGATTACTCGGGAGGAGACCTGCTGGAGGCCATTTATCATGAGAGAAGGGTGGAGCTGGCTTTCGAGAACAAACGCTGGTTCGACTTGGTGAGGACAGGCAGAGCAGTGGATGTGATTACGGCATATGGAGCAAGAATAAAGGCGAATCCACAGGACTATTATTATCCGGCAGGATTTGAGCCGCGCGGCCACGCGTTCTCCAACATCAGCCTGCTTTATCCCTTACCGGCAGATGAAGGAGCGCTGAGCCCCTACTTTTAA
- a CDS encoding aldose 1-epimerase family protein, translating to MDHETWKDKICNPAQLGGIETAVLDNGPGRGTRIAWINTGTGLRYKVVLDRAMDIADAFYNQHSLAWLSHLGVTPPQPFSDKGIDWIRTFGGGLLTTCGLHHVGGPEADAYGERGLHGQISNTPAEIESVVQPDPLAGNMEMRITGIIRQTQLFGPNLELRRTISGKLGQAAIRIQDEVVNRSNTPAPHMLLYHFNFGWPLVDEGTDIVWQGKWTSREGEPNNRIFREGNNFRKASAPLDEHSGGGEEAAFIDATPDSSGQCTCGLYNSRINLALALRFQKAQLPWLTNWQHWGRGEYITGLEPGTNPPIGQANARAQNELIHLAPGERRTYDLELEVLTDEGRINDFLNNK from the coding sequence TTGGACCACGAAACCTGGAAAGACAAGATCTGCAACCCCGCGCAGCTTGGCGGTATAGAAACGGCCGTGCTCGACAATGGCCCTGGGCGCGGCACCCGCATTGCCTGGATAAACACCGGCACGGGCCTGCGCTACAAGGTGGTGCTGGACCGGGCGATGGACATTGCGGACGCTTTTTACAACCAGCACAGCCTGGCCTGGCTAAGCCATTTGGGCGTTACCCCTCCCCAGCCGTTCTCTGACAAGGGGATAGACTGGATCCGGACTTTCGGGGGCGGCCTGCTGACCACCTGTGGGCTGCACCACGTGGGAGGGCCCGAGGCCGATGCCTACGGGGAGCGTGGCCTGCACGGGCAAATCAGCAACACTCCCGCCGAAATCGAGTCCGTCGTGCAGCCTGACCCCCTGGCTGGCAACATGGAGATGCGCATCACCGGAATAATCAGGCAAACCCAGCTGTTTGGGCCTAACCTGGAACTGCGGCGCACCATATCCGGGAAGCTCGGCCAGGCAGCCATCCGCATTCAGGATGAAGTGGTGAACCGCAGCAACACCCCGGCGCCCCATATGCTTTTATACCATTTCAACTTCGGCTGGCCGCTGGTGGACGAGGGCACCGACATTGTATGGCAGGGAAAATGGACATCGCGGGAAGGTGAGCCAAACAACAGGATCTTCCGCGAAGGAAACAACTTCCGGAAGGCCTCCGCCCCACTGGACGAGCACAGCGGCGGCGGCGAGGAAGCGGCCTTTATTGACGCGACGCCCGACAGCTCGGGGCAGTGTACGTGCGGGCTGTATAATTCGCGGATTAACCTGGCGCTCGCCCTCCGCTTTCAGAAAGCGCAACTGCCCTGGCTCACCAACTGGCAGCACTGGGGCAGAGGCGAATATATAACCGGCCTCGAGCCCGGCACCAACCCGCCCATCGGGCAGGCAAACGCAAGGGCCCAGAACGAGCTGATACACCTGGCTCCGGGAGAGCGCAGGACATATGATTTGGAGCTGGAAGTGCTGACCGATGAAGGGAGAATAAATGATTTTTTGAATAATAAATAA